In Glandiceps talaboti chromosome 16, keGlaTala1.1, whole genome shotgun sequence, a single window of DNA contains:
- the LOC144447032 gene encoding solute carrier family 35 member G1-like produces the protein MVEEYEMTASDTRYLFSSVEELQGKKKRRFRCVSAKILQSIVGVTLATLHGAGYAIVSGLVALATDYDVSEFQVIFFEGVILALISMVPIIYYRLDILEPDHKTQILLLANSVPGLATKMLHFYSLSRAPVGNINAIFSGSNPIITPILACCFLREKWKLVDAISTFINVIGIVLITGPTFIFGSQPGHAKAHAEVIAYTAAIAGAFFYSVTIVMGRIVAARVEISVMMLYRAVFAFVISYICLLIKELPLLVYSKEALGIVFAEAILNCLTMGALYRSLQLESAATVAILINIQVVCSYSLDFAFLHNEVRPYELVGAALVLSSALIVYGVHAYTNYKLQKALNGNNNS, from the coding sequence ATGGTTGAAGAATATGAAATGACAGCTAGTGACACGCGTTATCTCTTCTCAAGTGTAGAGGAACTTCAGGGGAAGAAGAAACGAAGATTTAGATGTGTTAGTGCTAAGATTCTCCAATCAATTGTCGGTGTTACCTTGGCAACGTTACATGGCGCCGGTTACGCGATTGTAAGTGGACTAGTTGCCCTGGCAACAGATTATGACGTGTCGGAATTTCAAGTTATATTCTTCGAGGGAGTGATATTAGCTTTGATTAGCATGGTACCGATTATCTATTACCGACTGGATATTCTTGAGCCAGATCACAAAACTCAAATATTGCTTCTCGCGAATTCAGTGCCAGGACTTGCCAccaaaatgttgcatttttattcACTATCAAGAGCACCTGTCGGCAACATCAATGCCATCTTCAGCGGTAGTAATCCTATTATCACACCCATCCTTGCTTGCTGTTTTCTACGAGAAAAGTGGAAATTAGTTGATGCTATAAGTACATTTATAAACGTCATCGGTATAGTTTTAATTACAGGACCAACGTTCATATTTGGGAGTCAACCTGGTCATGCTAAAGCCCACGCCGAGGTGATAGCGTACACAGCTGCCATAGCGGGCGCCTTTTTCTATTCGGTGACGATTGTGATGGGGAGGATCGTCGCTGCCAGGGTCGAGATATCCGTTATGATGCTCTATAGAGCTGTTTTCGCATTCGTTATATCTTATATTTGCCTGCTTATAAAAGAACTGCCTCTTCTCGTTTACAGCAAGGAAGCTTTAGGAATCGTCTTTGCAGAAGCCATCCTAAACTGTCTAACGATGGGGGCGCTATACAGGAGTTTACAGTTAGAAAGTGCAGCAACTGTAGcgatattgataaatatacagGTTGTTTGTTCATACTCTCTTGACTTTGCTTTTTTGCACAACGAAGTTAGACCCTATGAACTTGTTGGGGCGGCTTTAGTCTTATCAAGCGCCCTCATCGTTTATGGAGTACATgcatatacaaattataaattacaaaaggcTTTGAATGGCAATAATAATTCCTAA
- the LOC144447107 gene encoding kelch-like protein 24 has translation MADRQESLTMATKSSVDTPSELRPASGDRNNKLENVGLTIDKDKQTAMLQHPDHAGEILQNLNELRQSRDFTDITICVERDTFPCHRAVLAASCLYFKAMFKNDLRERQQDRVTLTGLKSAIIKNLLDYSYTSKLLITVDNAQDLLSTAQFLQYEPVVHACCEFLKTQIHPSNCLGIESFAETHSCFNLAAEARSCALANLVDVVKQSEFLELSAERLISYVSDDSLNVNTEEMVYVAVMAWVRHDVESRWSELPAVLQNVRLPLISPGFLLNHIESDPLIEHCKDSRNLIERAKTIQETVWQGTDMRDPSLKPRPSMMTEVMVVVGGINSQRQWMRDVTFYNPIEKKWDSLPALPFPQTDYSVTALSNNIYITGGYENDDAVHDVWCYESETNIWNLIAPMHHARFNHGSTSTDGRVYVVGGENDEGDLQDIEGYHPLEDKWDCLGSIYPTESNLAVTGIKRNLFIVGWLTYEKTCAIQCYNLDTQDCWVTNTVELNRHLFPIISLNNHVYILGGNRIKDVQVYDPERDHEWKVADMISKRNHPSAAVVDRKIYVSGGELRHYSDKIEMYDPAMDCWTAVTPMPKALCFHGFVSIHKYIGPPYL, from the exons ATGGCGGACCGTCAAG AGTCTCTGACGATGGCCACCAAAAGTTCAGTGGACACACCATCTGAGCTGAGACCAGCAAGCGGAGATCGGAACAACAAATTGGAAAACGTTGGGCTCACAATTGACAAAGACAAACAGACTGCTATGTTGCAACATCCTGATCATGCTGGTGAAATTTTACAGAATTTAAATGAACTACGTCAAAGTAGAGATTTTACGGATATTACAATTTGCGTTGAACGTGACACGTTTCCCTGTCATCGAGCAGTACTAGCCGCAAGCTGTCTCTACTTCAAAGCCATGTTTAAGAACGATCTTCGCGAGCGGCAACAAGATCGTGTTACATTAACAGGTTTGAAGTCTGCGATTATCAAAAACCTATTGGATTACTCGTACACCTCAAAGTTACTGATAACAGTTGATAACGCCCAGGATTTGCTGTCGACGGCACAGTTCCTACAATATGAACCTGTCGTACATGCATGCTGCGAATTCTTGAAAACTCAAATTCACCCATCTAACTGTCTAGGAATCGAATCCTTTGCTGAAACTCATAGTTGCTTCAATCTGGCAGCCGAAGCAAGATCATGTGCCCTGGCCAATCTAGTGGATGTGGTCAAACAAAGTGAATTCCTTGAATTGTCAGCTGAGAGACTGATAAGTTATGTATCAGATGACTCGTTGAATGTAAACACTGAGGAAATGGTATATGTGGCTGTTATGGCATGGGTACGTCATGATGTTGAAAGCCGTTGGTCAGAATTACCTGCAGTATTGCAGAATGTTCGTCTTCCATTGATTAGCCCTGGATTCCTGCTAAATCATATCGAGAGTGATCCTCTCATAGAACACTGCAAAGACAGCAGAAATCTAATAGAACGAGCTAAGACCATTCAAGAAACGGTGTGGCAGGGTACAGATATGAGGGACCCATCACTGAAGCCTAGGCCGTCAATGATGACCGAGGTAATGGTGGTTGTTGGTGGTATTAATTCACAACGGCAATGGATGCGTGATGTGACGTTCTATAACCCAATTGAGAAGAAATGGGACTCATTGCCAGCTTTGCCATTTCCACAAACTGACTACAGTGTCACAGCATTAAGCAACAATATCTACATAACAGGTGGTTATGAAAATGACGATGCGGTGCATGATGTCTGGTGTTATGAATCTGAAACCAACATTTGGAATCTTATTGCACCCATGCACCATGCCAGATTCAACCACGGCTCTACATCAACTGATGGAAGAGTCTACGTTGTTGGAGGTGAAAATGATGAGGGGGATTTACAAGATATAGAAGGCTATCACCCCCTTGAAGACAAATGGGACTGCCTTGGGTCTATCTACCCAACTGAGAGTAACTTAGCCGTGACGGGAATCAAGAGAAATCTATTCATTGTTGGATGGTTGACGTATGAGAAAACCTGTGCTATACAGTGTTACAACTTAGACACACAAGATTGTTGGGTAACGAATACTGTAGAGCTGAACCGACATCTGTTTCCCATCATCAGTTTGAATAATCATGTCTATATCCTTGGTGGCAATCGCATCAAAGACGTGCAGGTCTATGATCCAGAACGTGACCACGAGTGGAAGGTCGCTGATATGATATCGAAGCGCAATCATCCAAGTGCTGCTGTTGTGGATCGTAAAATCTATGTAAGTGGAGGAGAGCTGCGACATTACTCAGACAAAATAGAGATGTATGATCCTGCTATGGATTGCTGGACTGCAGTTACACCTATGCCAAAGGCATTGTGTTTCCATGGTTTCGTCAGCATCCATAAGTATATAGGACCTCCTTACCTTTGA